From the Arvicola amphibius chromosome 2, mArvAmp1.2, whole genome shotgun sequence genome, one window contains:
- the Pdk4 gene encoding pyruvate dehydrogenase kinase, isozyme 4, with protein MKAARFVMRSASSLSSAGLVPREVELFSRYSPSPLSMKQLLDFGSENACERTSFSFLRQELPVRLANILKEIDILPQRLVNTPSVQLVKSWYIQSLLDLVEFHEKSPEDQKVLSDFVDTLIKVRNRHHNVVPTMAQGILEYKDTCTLDPVTNQNLQYFLDRFYMNRISTRMLMNQHILIFSDSKTGNPSHIGSIDPSCDVVAVVQDAFECAKMLCDQYYLTSPELKLTQVNGKFPGQPIHIVYVPSHLHHMLFELFKNAMRATVEHQENRPALTPVEATVVLGKEDLTIKISDLGGGVPLRITDRLFSYMYSTAPTPVMDNSRNAPLAGFGYGLPISRLYAKYFQGDLNLYSMSGYGTDAIIYLKALSSESVEKLPVFNKSAFKHYQMSSEADDWCIPSKEPKNLAKEKVAV; from the exons ATGAAGGCAGCCCGCTTCGTGATGCGCAGCGCCAGCTCTCTGAGCAGCGCTGGCCTGGTGCCTAGGGAGGTCGAGCTATTCTCGCGCTACAGCCCGTCCCCGCTGTCCATGAAGCAGCTGCTGGACTTTG GTTCAGAAAATGCCTGTGAGAgaacctccttttcttttctgcgGCAAGAACTGCCCGTGAGACTAGCCAATATCCTCAAGGAGATTGACATCCTCCCTCAGCGACTGGTGAACACCCCCTCTGTGCAGCTGGTAAAGAGCTG GTACATCCAGAGCCTGCTGGACTTGGTGGAGTTCCATGAGAAGAGCCCAGAAGACCAGAAAGTTCTATCAGA CTTTGTAGACACACTCATCAAAGTTCGAAACAGACATCATAATGTGGTCCCAACGATGGCTCAAGGGATCCTTGAGTATAAAGACACCTGCACACTTGACCCAGTTACCAATCAAAACCTTCAGTATTTTCTGGACCGGTTTTATATGAACCGAATTTCTACTCGGATGCTGATGAACCAGCACA TCCTTATATTCAGTGACTCAAAGACAGGAAACCCAAGTCACATTGGAAGCATTGACCCAAGCTGTGATGTGGTGGCAGTGGTCCAAG ATGCCTTTGAGTGTGCAAAGATGCTCTGCGATCAGTATTATCTGACATCGCCAGAATTAAAACTCACACAAGTAAATG GAAAGTTTCCAGGCCAACCAATTCACATCGTGTATgttccttcccacctccaccaCATGCTCTTTGAACTCTTCAAG AACGCCATGAGGGCCACAGTTGAGCATCAGGAAAATCGCCCTGCCCTGACACCAGTTGAGGCAACTGTCGTCTTGGGAAAAGAAGACCTTACAATCAAG ATTTCTGACCTAGGAGGCGGCGTTCCTCTGAGGATCACTGACCGACTCTTCAGTTACATGTACTCCACTGCTCCAACGCCTGTGATGGACAATTCACGGAATGCCCCTTTG GCTGGTTTCGGTTATGGCTTGCCAATTTCTCGTCTCTATGCCAAGTATTTTCAAGGCGATCTGAATCTCTACTCTATGTCAGGCTATGGGACAGATGCCATCATCTACTTAAAG GCTTTATCTTCTGAATCTGTAGAAAAACTGCCTGTCTTTAACAAGTCGGCCTTCAAACACTATCAAATGAGCTCGGAAGCCGACGACTGGTGCATCCCAAGCAAGGAACCGAAAAACCTGGCGAAGGAAAAGGTGGCAGTGTGA